One Nostoc punctiforme PCC 73102 DNA window includes the following coding sequences:
- a CDS encoding tetratricopeptide repeat protein: MLILSLIAPNAAIAQARQPYSLISGLGAIHHPVSTANAHAQEFFDQGLNLIYAFNHDEAVRSFQHAAKLDPHLAIAYWGIALALGPNINSAIDPNRELAAYQAVQQALALSTKASNQERDYISALAKRYSQDPGADLYQLAVDYAKAMATLVERYPDDLDVATLYAESLMDLHPWQHWTKDGKPQPDTEKIVAVLESVLKRNPNHTGANHYYIHAVEASPSPERALVSAKRLGTLAPAAGHLVHMPSHIYFRVGDYRGAMQANEQAIAQDDIYIKKYQVQGTYPMMYYNHNVHFLMVASSMAGKYEDALQAADKLVANATAINPYIPMLEGFLGSKMLIQTRFSDWDAILKTPAPDVKLPTTTALWHFARGMAMAATGKLKDAANENQALLAAKQEISTEATIGFSPASRILDIASKVINAKIAAKKHDYEYAIQLLEKAVVAEDALDYVEPPDWYLPTRESLGAVLLAKGDYREAEKVFRTDLEKYLHNGRSLFGLQATLQALGKDEAAQVVKAELQTAWKGDERQLDLTY, translated from the coding sequence GTGCTTATACTCTCTTTAATCGCTCCTAATGCGGCGATCGCTCAAGCAAGACAACCCTACAGCTTAATATCTGGACTTGGCGCAATCCACCATCCAGTTTCCACTGCTAATGCTCACGCGCAAGAGTTTTTCGATCAGGGATTAAATTTAATTTACGCTTTCAATCATGATGAGGCGGTGCGTTCTTTTCAACACGCTGCCAAACTCGATCCGCATTTAGCGATCGCATATTGGGGTATTGCTCTGGCTCTAGGCCCCAATATTAACTCAGCAATAGACCCCAATCGAGAATTAGCTGCTTACCAAGCAGTACAGCAAGCTTTGGCACTTTCCACCAAAGCATCTAACCAGGAACGAGACTACATTTCCGCCTTAGCAAAACGTTACTCCCAAGATCCTGGTGCAGACTTGTATCAACTGGCGGTAGACTACGCAAAAGCAATGGCAACCCTAGTTGAGCGCTATCCTGATGATTTAGATGTGGCAACGCTTTACGCTGAAAGCTTGATGGATCTGCATCCGTGGCAGCACTGGACTAAAGATGGCAAGCCACAGCCAGATACAGAAAAGATTGTGGCTGTTTTGGAATCAGTTCTCAAGCGTAACCCGAATCATACGGGGGCCAATCATTACTATATCCATGCAGTGGAAGCCTCGCCTTCCCCAGAAAGGGCCCTTGTGAGTGCCAAAAGACTAGGAACCCTAGCGCCAGCAGCAGGACACTTGGTACACATGCCTTCCCATATTTATTTTCGTGTAGGAGATTATCGAGGGGCAATGCAGGCGAACGAGCAGGCGATCGCTCAAGATGATATTTACATCAAAAAATATCAAGTCCAGGGTACTTACCCCATGATGTACTACAACCACAACGTACATTTTCTCATGGTGGCCAGCAGTATGGCAGGAAAATATGAAGATGCTCTCCAAGCCGCAGATAAATTAGTCGCAAATGCTACTGCTATTAACCCATACATACCAATGCTTGAGGGATTTCTGGGCAGCAAAATGCTGATTCAGACACGCTTTAGTGACTGGGATGCCATCTTAAAAACTCCTGCTCCCGATGTTAAATTACCTACTACTACAGCACTTTGGCATTTTGCTCGCGGTATGGCTATGGCTGCCACAGGCAAACTTAAAGATGCAGCAAATGAAAACCAGGCATTACTTGCTGCCAAACAGGAAATTTCTACCGAAGCAACTATCGGATTCAGTCCTGCCAGTCGCATTTTAGACATTGCCTCAAAAGTTATCAATGCCAAAATTGCTGCGAAAAAGCATGATTATGAATATGCTATTCAATTACTAGAAAAAGCTGTAGTAGCAGAAGATGCGCTCGATTACGTAGAACCACCAGATTGGTACCTTCCTACGCGGGAATCTTTGGGCGCTGTGCTTTTGGCTAAGGGTGATTATAGAGAGGCGGAGAAAGTCTTTCGTACCGATCTAGAAAAGTATCTTCATAATGGGCGTTCTCTATTTGGCCTACAGGCAACTTTGCAGGCATTGGGGAAAGATGAGGCTGCTCAAGTTGTCAAAGCCGAATTGCAAACAGCTTGGAAAGGTGACGAGCGGCAACTTGACCTTACTTATTAA